From a single Paenibacillus sp. FSL W8-0426 genomic region:
- a CDS encoding MarR family transcriptional regulator, giving the protein MYPTDPIVADIRKFNRFYTSILGLLDKHILTSKYSFTEARVILEIGFMGQSIANSLVEKLDIDRSYMSRIIAKLGKEGLIRKENSESDSRTSLISLTDKGLEVFSQLDQKSDEQIHRLFKNLSEKDIREIHASMVLIQQKLETSEGAGNDTF; this is encoded by the coding sequence ATGTATCCGACTGATCCGATCGTTGCGGATATCCGCAAATTCAACCGTTTCTATACAAGCATTCTTGGGCTGCTGGACAAACATATATTGACTTCCAAGTACTCTTTTACTGAAGCGCGAGTCATTCTGGAGATCGGTTTTATGGGACAAAGCATTGCGAACAGTCTGGTCGAGAAGCTGGATATTGATCGCAGCTATATGAGCAGAATTATTGCCAAACTGGGCAAGGAAGGACTCATCAGGAAAGAAAATTCGGAGTCGGACAGCAGAACAAGCCTGATTTCGTTGACAGATAAGGGTCTTGAGGTGTTTTCCCAATTGGATCAAAAATCGGATGAGCAAATCCACCGTTTATTCAAAAACTTGTCGGAAAAGGATATTCGAGAGATCCATGCGTCCATGGTGTTGATTCAACAAAAATTAGAAACTTCGGAAGGTGCAGGCAATGATACGTTTTGA
- a CDS encoding aminotransferase class V-fold PLP-dependent enzyme yields MIRFDNDYAEGAHGRILERIVQTNEEQTPGYSTDIYCERARGLIRKACHAEQADVHFLVGGTQTNTTVISSILRPHQGAVAAVSGHIATLETGAIEATGHKVLTLPSDDGKLRAEQIRELHMTHWNSGNREHMVQPGLVYISHPTEYGTTYSLSELEALSRACRECGLPLFMDGARLGYGLVSEGSDLELADIARLCDVFYIGGTKLGALFGEAVVIVNDGLKQGFRYQIKQRGGLLAKGRLLGIQFETMFEDGLYYDVSRHAVRMATDIRNAFVLNGFGMRYNSGTNQLFPILPNDVFETLSQTYSFSVWEKLGDTHTVVRICTSWATKKEHVDMLTDDIHRIQLASAHLSYTSA; encoded by the coding sequence ATGATACGTTTTGACAATGATTATGCGGAGGGTGCGCATGGGCGGATTCTGGAGCGCATCGTTCAAACCAATGAAGAGCAGACTCCGGGATACAGCACGGATATCTATTGCGAAAGGGCAAGAGGCCTGATCCGAAAAGCATGTCATGCAGAGCAGGCAGACGTGCACTTTTTGGTTGGCGGAACGCAGACGAACACGACGGTGATTTCTTCGATATTGCGCCCCCATCAAGGGGCAGTGGCCGCTGTGTCCGGGCATATCGCAACATTGGAAACCGGGGCAATCGAGGCGACAGGCCATAAGGTGCTTACCCTTCCCAGCGACGATGGAAAACTGAGAGCCGAGCAAATCCGGGAATTACATATGACCCACTGGAACAGCGGCAACCGGGAGCACATGGTTCAACCTGGTTTGGTTTATATATCGCACCCGACCGAGTATGGCACAACGTACAGCCTGAGCGAATTGGAAGCACTGAGCCGTGCGTGCAGGGAATGCGGACTTCCCCTCTTTATGGATGGTGCCAGATTGGGGTATGGACTGGTTTCCGAAGGCAGTGATCTTGAGTTGGCGGATATTGCCCGACTGTGTGACGTCTTTTATATCGGAGGAACGAAACTAGGGGCGTTGTTCGGGGAAGCTGTCGTGATCGTCAACGATGGCCTCAAGCAGGGATTCAGATATCAGATCAAGCAGCGTGGAGGACTGCTGGCCAAAGGCAGACTGCTTGGCATTCAGTTCGAAACGATGTTTGAGGACGGGCTCTATTATGACGTATCCCGCCATGCGGTACGGATGGCAACGGACATTCGAAACGCATTTGTGTTGAACGGATTCGGGATGCGCTATAACTCCGGAACGAATCAACTATTTCCGATTTTGCCGAACGACGTATTTGAAACGTTAAGCCAAACCTATTCTTTCTCCGTCTGGGAAAAACTTGGCGACACGCACACGGTCGTCCGGATCTGTACAAGCTGGGCAACCAAAAAGGAACATGTGGACATGCTGACCGATGACATTCACAGAATACAGCTTGCATCCGCCCATCTTAGCTATACATCAGCGTGA
- a CDS encoding FCD domain-containing protein produces MAPELYELELEYELLKQLRDAIAPVGASTLVHTLGKRYGLSQATIGRRLMEMDVEGYTVLEGRKGRVLTEAGLERLKTTERELQQKNVNSRLIQTLNHSGEKALLDILVARRALEREIASLAAERATKEYIHLLEQSIEAQNRQLAQNVIPYEEDREFHRLLAYAAQNQFLLHAVELVWDTSRDFLETAYIRRTVGSELVVDHRQILDAIISRSPEDAEAAMVNHINQMIEDVKRYFSMKNQSLSIEKAR; encoded by the coding sequence GTGGCTCCAGAGTTATACGAATTGGAATTGGAGTACGAGCTCTTGAAACAACTTCGGGATGCGATTGCTCCTGTCGGTGCAAGCACGCTCGTGCATACGTTGGGAAAAAGATACGGCCTGAGCCAGGCTACCATCGGAAGACGGCTTATGGAAATGGATGTCGAGGGGTACACGGTGCTTGAAGGGCGAAAAGGCCGTGTATTGACCGAAGCGGGCCTGGAACGACTGAAGACGACGGAACGGGAATTGCAGCAGAAAAACGTGAACTCGCGCCTGATTCAGACGCTGAACCATTCGGGCGAAAAAGCGCTGCTCGACATTCTCGTCGCCCGAAGGGCGCTGGAACGGGAGATTGCTTCGCTGGCTGCGGAACGTGCCACGAAAGAGTACATCCATCTGCTCGAACAATCCATCGAGGCACAGAACCGGCAATTGGCGCAGAACGTTATTCCTTATGAGGAAGATCGGGAATTCCACCGGCTGCTGGCTTATGCGGCCCAGAACCAGTTCTTGCTCCATGCCGTCGAATTGGTATGGGACACGAGCAGGGACTTTCTGGAGACCGCGTATATCCGGCGTACGGTCGGGAGCGAATTAGTGGTCGATCACCGTCAGATTCTGGATGCCATTATATCGCGTTCTCCGGAAGATGCCGAAGCCGCGATGGTCAATCACATCAACCAGATGATTGAGGACGTCAAACGTTATTTTTCCATGAAAAACCAGTCGCTTAGCATCGAGAAAGCGCGTTGA
- a CDS encoding hydantoinase/oxoprolinase family protein → MTTNYRLGIDIGGTFTDALVTDRQGRMIAALKTPSIAEAPERAIFNALDQLQAQGVNIGDIDLFVHGTTLGVNTLIERNGAVTGLLVTKGFRDILEIRRLRLEDTTNLYGDKTEALVPRYLVKEIDERALASGDVLQPLNSDQLVQAVDELVEEGITALAISFMHSYANPAHEKEAEEIIRERHPQLFICRSSAIWPQQREFERTLATAMNAYVGERMGSYFVRLQEGIHEYGLKANLLSTMSNGGIMTAASAASEPVRTLLSGPASGVIAATHIARKAGIDQVITFDMGGTSVDVALIDKEPAYSTENKVGDFPVILPAVDVTAIGAGGGSVAWLDTVGVLKVGPRSAGAYPGPACYGRGGEEPTTTDAYLQLGILQADRFLGGQMHLYPELAERALNAVGHRLGLDATQTAQAILDVATANMYAQFSPLMARKGIDPRDFTLLAYGGAGPMHAFLMAREVGIRRVLVPPAPGTLCAMGCTVANLRNDFVFSLHKSSQALAGGELASFYADLERQGRSWVEVEARGGVELESVYCLYSADMRYEGQAFDLEIALTQEEIDHPEKAKSKFHTFYQNVFGISQPESEVMFISLRATIVGIVPSHGSVDSFAQVNHASGAEERNITFDHAPRIAKVLTREQIPLDAGIPGPVIVEEYDTTIFVPPGFNVRRDAHGNLIGEAT, encoded by the coding sequence GTGACCACAAACTATCGCTTGGGTATCGACATCGGGGGCACGTTCACGGACGCGCTGGTGACGGATCGGCAAGGCAGGATGATCGCTGCGCTGAAGACGCCATCCATCGCCGAAGCGCCTGAACGGGCCATCTTTAACGCATTGGATCAGCTTCAGGCACAAGGCGTGAACATTGGCGATATCGACCTGTTCGTCCACGGCACGACGCTTGGCGTCAACACATTGATCGAACGCAACGGAGCGGTTACAGGGCTGCTTGTTACAAAGGGTTTCCGCGACATTCTTGAAATCCGGAGACTTCGCTTGGAGGATACGACGAACCTGTACGGCGATAAGACGGAGGCGCTTGTACCGAGATATCTCGTCAAAGAAATCGACGAACGGGCGCTTGCAAGCGGGGACGTGCTGCAGCCGCTAAACAGTGATCAGCTTGTTCAAGCAGTTGACGAACTGGTGGAGGAAGGCATTACGGCGCTGGCGATCAGCTTTATGCACTCTTACGCCAACCCTGCTCATGAGAAGGAAGCGGAAGAAATCATCCGGGAACGTCATCCGCAATTGTTCATTTGCCGAAGCAGCGCCATTTGGCCGCAGCAGCGCGAATTCGAGCGTACGCTGGCCACCGCCATGAATGCATATGTGGGAGAACGCATGGGCTCTTACTTTGTACGGCTTCAGGAGGGTATTCATGAATATGGGTTAAAAGCAAACCTGCTCTCCACGATGTCCAATGGCGGCATCATGACAGCGGCAAGTGCGGCTAGCGAGCCTGTTCGCACCTTGCTTTCGGGACCTGCCTCAGGCGTCATTGCAGCGACGCATATTGCCCGGAAGGCAGGCATCGATCAAGTCATTACGTTCGACATGGGTGGCACAAGTGTGGATGTGGCTTTGATCGACAAAGAGCCGGCGTATTCCACCGAGAACAAAGTCGGTGATTTTCCGGTCATCTTGCCTGCCGTGGACGTTACGGCCATCGGGGCTGGAGGCGGATCGGTTGCATGGCTGGACACGGTCGGCGTCCTTAAGGTTGGCCCACGCAGCGCCGGGGCTTATCCAGGTCCTGCGTGTTACGGCCGGGGCGGTGAGGAGCCCACAACGACAGACGCATACTTGCAGCTCGGCATCCTGCAGGCGGATCGTTTTCTCGGCGGCCAGATGCATCTCTATCCTGAGCTTGCGGAACGTGCACTGAACGCTGTGGGCCATAGGCTGGGCCTTGATGCAACGCAAACGGCACAGGCGATTCTCGATGTCGCCACAGCCAACATGTATGCCCAATTTTCGCCGCTCATGGCTCGCAAGGGCATTGATCCGCGCGATTTCACACTGCTGGCTTATGGGGGAGCCGGCCCCATGCATGCATTTCTGATGGCGCGGGAAGTCGGCATCCGCCGAGTGCTTGTTCCGCCTGCTCCTGGAACGTTATGTGCGATGGGCTGCACGGTGGCCAATCTCCGAAACGACTTTGTCTTTTCGCTTCACAAGAGCAGCCAAGCTTTAGCAGGCGGAGAGTTGGCTTCCTTTTATGCGGATCTGGAACGGCAGGGACGAAGCTGGGTAGAGGTAGAGGCACGGGGCGGCGTGGAACTGGAGAGCGTCTACTGTCTCTATAGCGCCGATATGCGATATGAAGGGCAGGCCTTTGATTTGGAAATTGCATTGACGCAGGAAGAAATTGACCATCCCGAAAAGGCAAAATCAAAGTTCCATACATTCTATCAAAATGTGTTCGGAATCAGCCAGCCGGAATCGGAAGTGATGTTCATCAGCCTGCGGGCGACGATTGTCGGCATCGTGCCGAGCCATGGGAGCGTGGATTCGTTTGCCCAGGTCAACCACGCAAGTGGAGCAGAGGAACGAAACATAACGTTCGATCATGCGCCGAGAATTGCGAAAGTGTTGACAAGGGAACAGATTCCGCTGGATGCGGGCATCCCGGGTCCGGTTATCGTGGAGGAGTATGATACGACGATTTTTGTACCTCCAGGTTTTAACGTACGCAGGGACGCGCATGGCAATCTGATCGGGGAGGCGACGTAA
- a CDS encoding hydantoinase B/oxoprolinase family protein: MIADKVFLEIFNNRIQAAVEEMANVVLRTGFTAFVKETGDFGTYLLSPSGETFGSPLETGYNLSLGIPAEATIRSIEDWQEGDLVICNDPYATKGMVTHLPDIHLIKPYFHEGRVIAYGMCFVHSSDVGGKVPGSVSPSAYDIHMEGIRIAPVKLYEAGVLNEHVMRLFLDNSRIPEQNLGDLKALMAALNRGEQRLAELVARYGVERIEQGIEQLLEYAEMKARAIVRDIPDGAYDFWDYLEKGPGGYPIRLRCKMTIEDSDIHLDFSGTDPQVRASFNIPTHNQQGHYMLVPALIRYFRTLDPTIPWNSGMIRMVRNYAPPASVLNPEPMAAVGARAATFIRLMDVITGALGKAEASKVPAAGAGQACIVMMAMTDAADGKKKVGVIQPICGGSGARPMKDGIDGMDFAVGHLRNIPAETVESEMPVLIEHYGLREDSAGAGEYRGGSGIALRVRIVTPDTIMTARNMERMEFQPWGRLGGDVGTHGEAILNAGLPEEKNLGRIDELLLQPGDTVTFLSQGGGGYGNPLNRHAQSVLADVRSGLLSLEKARELYGVVVKGTDVDESGTHALRSAKQQHAQEFSYGPTREQFEAIWSDEMQLTLGQALKEYPLALRDYLKRRTMDIVEQRHAAGSSVTPQEIAAIVNGLRKNIGLQGIGHQ; encoded by the coding sequence ATGATCGCGGACAAGGTGTTTCTGGAAATTTTCAACAATCGGATCCAAGCAGCGGTCGAGGAAATGGCGAACGTCGTTCTGCGAACAGGGTTTACCGCTTTTGTCAAAGAGACCGGCGATTTCGGCACATATCTGTTGTCTCCTTCAGGGGAGACGTTTGGTTCACCGCTGGAAACAGGTTATAACCTCTCGCTCGGTATTCCTGCAGAAGCGACGATACGTAGTATCGAGGATTGGCAGGAAGGGGATTTGGTTATCTGCAATGATCCTTATGCCACGAAAGGCATGGTGACCCACCTTCCCGACATTCATCTGATCAAACCCTACTTCCACGAGGGGCGCGTCATTGCTTACGGCATGTGTTTCGTGCACTCATCCGATGTTGGCGGCAAGGTGCCGGGGAGCGTATCTCCCAGCGCGTACGATATTCACATGGAAGGCATTCGCATCGCTCCGGTCAAGTTATATGAAGCTGGCGTGTTGAACGAGCATGTCATGCGATTGTTTCTGGATAACAGCCGGATTCCGGAGCAAAACCTTGGCGACCTCAAAGCGCTGATGGCTGCCCTGAACCGGGGTGAACAGCGCCTTGCCGAACTGGTCGCTCGTTATGGCGTGGAACGGATTGAGCAAGGCATCGAGCAATTGCTCGAATATGCCGAAATGAAGGCACGTGCCATCGTTCGGGATATTCCGGACGGAGCTTACGATTTCTGGGATTATCTCGAGAAGGGACCCGGAGGATACCCCATCCGCTTGCGCTGCAAGATGACGATCGAGGATAGCGACATTCATCTCGATTTTAGCGGCACCGATCCTCAGGTTCGGGCTTCGTTCAATATCCCGACGCATAATCAGCAAGGGCATTACATGCTTGTACCGGCGTTGATTCGCTATTTCCGCACGCTGGACCCGACGATCCCATGGAACTCCGGCATGATTCGAATGGTGCGCAATTACGCGCCGCCGGCCTCGGTGCTCAATCCGGAACCGATGGCTGCCGTCGGGGCACGGGCGGCAACGTTCATCCGTCTGATGGACGTGATCACGGGCGCTCTTGGCAAAGCCGAGGCGAGCAAAGTACCCGCAGCCGGCGCGGGGCAAGCGTGCATCGTCATGATGGCGATGACGGACGCAGCGGACGGAAAGAAAAAGGTCGGGGTCATTCAACCGATTTGCGGCGGTTCAGGAGCAAGGCCGATGAAAGACGGTATTGACGGAATGGATTTTGCCGTTGGACACCTGCGCAACATTCCGGCCGAAACGGTCGAGTCCGAAATGCCGGTGCTGATCGAGCATTACGGGCTCCGTGAAGATTCGGCGGGCGCCGGCGAATATCGCGGTGGAAGCGGGATCGCATTGCGCGTCAGAATCGTAACACCGGATACGATCATGACAGCACGGAATATGGAACGCATGGAGTTTCAGCCATGGGGCAGGCTGGGCGGCGATGTCGGCACGCATGGAGAGGCCATCCTTAACGCGGGACTTCCGGAAGAGAAAAATCTTGGCCGGATTGACGAACTGCTGCTGCAACCCGGGGATACCGTAACCTTCCTGTCCCAAGGCGGGGGAGGATACGGCAACCCGTTAAACCGGCATGCACAGTCGGTGCTGGCAGACGTTCGAAGCGGTTTGCTTTCCCTGGAAAAAGCGCGGGAGCTTTACGGCGTCGTAGTGAAGGGCACGGATGTCGACGAGTCTGGGACACACGCACTGCGGTCTGCCAAGCAGCAGCATGCGCAAGAATTCAGCTATGGTCCGACCAGGGAACAATTTGAAGCAATCTGGAGCGATGAGATGCAGTTGACGCTGGGACAGGCACTAAAGGAATATCCACTCGCCCTCCGGGATTATTTGAAACGCCGGACGATGGATATCGTGGAACAAAGACATGCCGCTGGTTCATCCGTGACGCCACAGGAAATAGCCGCCATCGTGAACGGGTTGAGGAAAAACATCGGACTACAGGGAATCGGTCATCAGTAA
- a CDS encoding extracellular solute-binding protein, with product MFKSNRKRFFSLASLTLTASLVLSACGGASNSGTASESGGASDSSGEKIKLTMFIWAGSNQDIVPKEVVAEYVKEHPNVEVTFEESSNAIMYPKMVAGKQADPDNPVVNFGYFNADATAKGVNDDMWEPLDTSIVTNIKDIPEQFHQPDNKGVVWGVSSFALVYNKDLVTTPPTSWNDLWENEQFKGKTALWDYMFYSYISPLIATKGQEIGASYDNPEPAFQYWADHSDQIGTLVTSNDQLKALLESGDALIAPFSAQVAQTWIDGGSPLAVAYPKEGAISFPYSLQVVKGSTPEQTRVANEIINELLSADALTRYAEATGTPVTSTAAAVPDKYKDDPSFSVETQSNGINPDWDVLARDSSAWKELWDRLVKTNLQ from the coding sequence ATGTTTAAATCAAACCGCAAACGTTTTTTCAGCCTGGCTTCGTTGACGCTGACCGCTTCGCTTGTACTTTCGGCCTGCGGCGGGGCAAGCAACTCGGGTACAGCTTCCGAGAGTGGGGGTGCTTCGGACAGCAGCGGCGAAAAAATCAAGCTGACCATGTTTATCTGGGCAGGCTCCAACCAGGATATCGTGCCTAAAGAAGTGGTTGCCGAATATGTCAAGGAACATCCGAACGTTGAAGTTACTTTCGAGGAATCCTCCAATGCAATCATGTATCCCAAAATGGTAGCAGGCAAACAGGCCGACCCGGATAACCCTGTCGTCAACTTCGGTTACTTTAACGCGGATGCCACGGCCAAAGGTGTGAACGATGACATGTGGGAGCCGCTGGATACCAGCATCGTGACGAACATCAAGGACATTCCCGAGCAGTTCCACCAGCCTGACAACAAAGGCGTCGTGTGGGGCGTATCGAGCTTTGCCCTCGTTTACAACAAGGATCTGGTAACCACGCCGCCGACGAGCTGGAACGACCTGTGGGAGAACGAGCAATTCAAAGGCAAGACGGCATTGTGGGATTACATGTTCTATTCCTATATTTCGCCGCTGATCGCGACCAAAGGACAGGAGATCGGCGCATCGTATGACAATCCCGAACCTGCATTCCAATATTGGGCTGACCATAGCGACCAAATCGGGACCCTCGTTACATCCAATGACCAGTTGAAAGCACTGCTCGAATCCGGCGATGCCCTGATTGCGCCATTCAGCGCACAGGTCGCCCAAACCTGGATCGACGGCGGTTCGCCGCTTGCCGTAGCCTACCCGAAAGAAGGAGCGATTTCGTTCCCGTATTCGCTCCAAGTCGTCAAAGGTTCGACGCCTGAACAAACACGCGTGGCCAATGAAATCATCAATGAGCTGCTGAGTGCCGACGCGCTGACACGTTACGCCGAAGCAACCGGCACGCCGGTGACCAGCACTGCCGCTGCCGTGCCGGATAAATACAAGGATGATCCTTCGTTCTCGGTAGAAACGCAAAGCAATGGCATCAATCCCGATTGGGACGTGCTCGCCCGGGACAGCTCTGCATGGAAGGAACTGTGGGATCGCCTCGTCAAAACCAATCTTCAATAA
- a CDS encoding ABC transporter ATP-binding protein: MSNGQESVSIEAKRVTKIYGGRAAVDQVTLQVNKGEFVSLLGPSGCGKTTLLRMLGGLEQPDDGIIMLGGQDVTGVPAYGRSSNMIFQQLALFPHMDVFNNIAYGLKVKKTPKAEIKRQVHEMLELVQLGDYGRRAVSQLSGGQAQRVAIARALINKPEVLLLDEPLSALDMQLRLDMQRELKRIQREFGGTFIFVTHDQSEAMNMSDRIGVMRAGQLLQYATPDEIYEKPANSFVAKFIGDTNLLDVSVDEPASNGIRVSIQGHSLLAGTNEEPDAFRQGAKHSLSIRYEYIRLGDEAANCTNQLQGRVIESVYGGASIRYVIETLGNLRIQASVPHQRGGLRYAPGEAVQLGFDPEDALLLADSGAGAAS, encoded by the coding sequence ATGAGCAATGGGCAGGAATCCGTCTCGATCGAGGCAAAGCGCGTTACGAAAATTTATGGGGGACGGGCTGCCGTCGATCAAGTTACGCTTCAGGTCAACAAGGGAGAGTTTGTCTCCCTTCTGGGCCCGAGCGGCTGCGGCAAAACGACGCTGCTCCGAATGCTGGGCGGGCTCGAACAGCCCGATGACGGAATCATCATGCTCGGCGGGCAGGATGTCACGGGCGTTCCGGCATACGGCCGCAGCAGCAATATGATTTTCCAGCAGCTGGCGCTGTTTCCGCACATGGATGTATTCAACAACATCGCTTACGGACTCAAGGTGAAAAAGACGCCTAAAGCCGAGATCAAACGCCAGGTCCATGAGATGCTGGAACTTGTGCAGCTTGGGGATTACGGCAGACGGGCCGTATCGCAGCTGTCCGGCGGACAGGCACAGCGCGTAGCGATTGCGAGAGCGCTGATCAACAAACCCGAAGTGCTGCTGCTGGACGAACCGCTCTCCGCGCTCGATATGCAGCTGCGCCTCGACATGCAGCGGGAACTGAAGCGCATCCAGCGCGAATTCGGCGGCACCTTTATCTTCGTCACGCATGACCAAAGCGAGGCGATGAACATGTCCGACCGCATCGGCGTTATGCGTGCAGGCCAATTGCTTCAATACGCGACGCCGGACGAAATTTATGAGAAACCTGCCAACAGCTTTGTGGCCAAGTTTATTGGGGATACGAATCTACTGGACGTGTCCGTGGACGAGCCCGCTTCAAATGGGATCCGCGTGAGCATTCAGGGGCATTCGCTGCTTGCGGGAACAAACGAAGAACCTGACGCATTCCGGCAAGGTGCGAAGCATTCGTTATCGATTCGCTACGAGTATATTCGTCTTGGAGACGAGGCGGCCAACTGCACCAACCAATTGCAAGGCCGTGTTATCGAAAGTGTGTACGGCGGAGCAAGTATCCGTTATGTCATCGAAACGCTGGGTAACCTGCGCATCCAAGCAAGTGTTCCGCATCAGCGCGGAGGATTGCGCTATGCGCCGGGCGAAGCCGTGCAGCTCGGTTTTGATCCGGAAGATGCCTTGCTGCTCGCTGACTCCGGTGCGGGTGCGGCATCATGA
- a CDS encoding ABC transporter permease — protein sequence MSRITEKVVNMYSSGNRKWTTQLLLLLPALLLMGIVYLGGLLIFGRYSFDMYDNGKLVRGWDLSTYRAFLSDPYYWKLIGNTFRIAFKVTAWSLLLAYPLAYCIAGLKKPGWKQFLLLLTFLPLLVSAVVRSYGWQLLLSKQGFMNWLFIHLGMTEEGFNMMNNETGVVIALVHIFLPFMVFPILNVLSQSDASLKAAAQDLGAGSWRTFFTITLPLSARGIASGIQIVFTLCLTAFTTPQLIGGGRVMTLPVFIYQRTLDTNWPMAAVASLFLLVSSVVVSLLVNKGAEWLMFRRSREGGRAHG from the coding sequence ATGAGCCGGATTACCGAAAAGGTCGTAAACATGTATTCGTCCGGCAACCGCAAATGGACGACCCAATTGCTGCTCCTTTTGCCGGCATTGCTGCTAATGGGCATTGTGTATCTCGGCGGATTGCTGATTTTCGGAAGATACAGCTTCGACATGTACGACAACGGCAAGCTGGTTCGAGGTTGGGACTTAAGCACGTACCGCGCGTTTCTATCGGATCCATATTATTGGAAACTGATCGGAAACACGTTCCGCATCGCGTTTAAGGTTACAGCGTGGAGCCTGTTGCTTGCATATCCGCTCGCGTATTGCATCGCTGGTTTGAAGAAACCGGGATGGAAGCAGTTTTTGCTGCTGCTTACGTTTCTGCCGCTGCTCGTGAGTGCAGTGGTTCGTTCCTATGGCTGGCAGTTGCTTCTGTCCAAACAAGGTTTCATGAACTGGCTGTTCATTCATCTGGGCATGACCGAGGAAGGGTTCAATATGATGAATAACGAGACGGGCGTTGTCATTGCCCTTGTGCACATCTTTCTGCCGTTTATGGTCTTTCCAATCTTGAACGTGCTGTCGCAGAGCGATGCTTCGCTCAAAGCGGCGGCGCAGGATCTCGGAGCCGGCAGCTGGCGAACCTTTTTTACCATTACGCTGCCATTGTCGGCCAGAGGTATTGCAAGCGGCATCCAGATCGTGTTTACGCTGTGCCTGACTGCATTTACGACCCCTCAGCTGATCGGCGGGGGCAGGGTGATGACGCTGCCGGTCTTCATCTACCAGCGAACACTGGACACAAACTGGCCGATGGCGGCAGTGGCAAGCCTGTTCCTGCTGGTGTCATCCGTCGTGGTGTCGCTGCTGGTCAACAAAGGTGCGGAATGGCTTATGTTCCGTCGTTCCAGGGAAGGAGGACGTGCACATGGTTAA
- a CDS encoding ABC transporter permease, giving the protein MVKSGRVTKWLLAVFVGAVAVYLLLPLLMIAFTSVGSGSASKFPPQGFTLEWYANLREQTQFLDAFKNSLIASAGAVLLALVTGTLAAVAIVQHPFPGAGLLRAFFVSPMVMPKITLGIAYLILFSKMHIAGGLFGLVLGEAVIVLPFILTIVGSALANLKPVHREAAADLGASPWRIFFTITLPQLKFAMLLSGSIAFVFTFDQVEAALLLLRQDSYTLPIQLFLYMEKWQDPTIAAVSVVLIVGASALFMAIKLVLRSIPGLEGWFGSRKK; this is encoded by the coding sequence ATGGTTAAGTCGGGACGCGTAACCAAATGGCTTCTCGCGGTGTTCGTTGGGGCGGTCGCCGTATACTTGTTGCTCCCACTATTAATGATTGCATTCACGTCCGTAGGTTCCGGATCGGCAAGCAAATTTCCGCCCCAAGGCTTCACCTTGGAATGGTATGCCAATCTGCGGGAGCAAACCCAGTTTCTTGATGCTTTCAAAAACAGCCTGATCGCATCGGCGGGAGCCGTATTGCTGGCATTGGTAACGGGGACGCTCGCTGCAGTAGCCATCGTGCAGCATCCTTTCCCGGGTGCGGGATTGCTGCGGGCTTTCTTTGTATCGCCCATGGTCATGCCGAAAATTACGCTGGGAATCGCCTATCTGATTCTGTTCTCCAAAATGCACATCGCTGGCGGACTGTTCGGACTTGTATTGGGAGAAGCCGTCATCGTGCTGCCATTTATATTGACCATTGTGGGCAGTGCGTTGGCGAACCTGAAGCCGGTCCATCGGGAGGCTGCGGCCGATCTCGGGGCAAGCCCGTGGCGGATCTTTTTCACCATTACGCTGCCGCAGCTCAAATTCGCCATGTTGTTGTCCGGGTCGATCGCATTTGTATTTACGTTTGACCAGGTCGAAGCTGCGCTGCTGCTGCTGCGCCAGGACAGCTATACGCTGCCGATCCAGCTTTTCCTCTACATGGAGAAGTGGCAGGACCCCACGATCGCGGCCGTGTCGGTTGTACTGATCGTCGGTGCCTCGGCACTATTCATGGCGATCAAGCTGGTGCTTCGCTCCATTCCGGGACTCGAAGGATGGTTTGGCAGCAGAAAAAAATAA